One part of the Sorangiineae bacterium MSr11954 genome encodes these proteins:
- a CDS encoding sigma 54-interacting transcriptional regulator: MSDTNSVTVPALIGAQGNGPFLRIFTAAGSFDVGLGQGTWTVGRGRDADVHIEDPSVSRAHARLHIGEQTWVEDLGSANGTKAGGRLLEPKKRVLVTDGTPLEFGEALGVLRMTHERSPTLGATQEHELSADGSDMDRILLRVARADLPVLIEGETGSGKDHTAQRIHTCSKRFAGPMVRVSCAQVRSGQVDLADCFARAASGSLLLDDVADLGAEGQALLLRAWEHVLERSLPKVAARVLSMSSGQLEQAVTAGAFRGDLFYRLAHLTLRIPPLRARTSEFADLATSILDDVARARHKPPPLLSADALRVLERHTWPGNLRELRAVLERALVLANPRVLTASHFEELEARNTAQQKARISGPPAEPLPSFGSAPPAASGDSDTGTTNQSLREAAESAEYQRILEALRACNGNQTRAAKLLGISRGTLITRLERYNVPRPRKL, from the coding sequence GTGAGCGATACCAACAGCGTGACCGTGCCCGCTCTGATCGGGGCACAGGGCAACGGGCCGTTCCTTCGCATCTTCACCGCCGCCGGCTCGTTCGACGTGGGCCTCGGCCAAGGAACGTGGACGGTGGGCCGAGGCCGCGACGCCGACGTGCACATCGAGGACCCGAGCGTTTCCCGGGCGCACGCGCGCCTGCACATCGGCGAGCAGACCTGGGTCGAAGACCTGGGCAGCGCCAATGGGACGAAGGCCGGCGGGCGGCTCCTGGAGCCCAAAAAGCGCGTCCTGGTCACGGATGGAACACCGCTCGAGTTCGGCGAGGCGCTGGGGGTGCTTCGCATGACGCACGAGCGAAGCCCCACCTTGGGCGCCACCCAGGAGCACGAGCTCTCGGCCGACGGCTCCGATATGGATCGCATCCTCCTTCGGGTGGCGCGGGCCGATCTGCCGGTGCTCATCGAAGGAGAGACGGGCTCGGGCAAAGACCACACCGCCCAGCGCATTCACACCTGCTCCAAGCGGTTCGCGGGGCCGATGGTGCGCGTCTCGTGCGCGCAGGTGCGCAGCGGCCAGGTCGATCTCGCCGACTGTTTTGCGCGCGCGGCCTCGGGCTCGCTCTTGCTCGACGACGTGGCCGATCTGGGCGCCGAGGGGCAAGCGCTCCTCCTTCGCGCGTGGGAGCACGTGCTCGAGCGTTCGCTCCCCAAGGTGGCCGCGCGCGTTCTCTCGATGTCGTCGGGCCAGCTCGAACAAGCCGTGACCGCGGGCGCCTTTCGCGGGGACCTCTTCTACCGGCTGGCGCACCTCACCTTGCGCATTCCGCCTCTGCGCGCGCGCACCAGCGAGTTCGCCGACCTCGCCACGTCCATCCTCGACGACGTGGCGCGCGCCCGCCACAAGCCGCCGCCGCTCCTCTCGGCCGACGCCTTGCGCGTGCTCGAGCGCCACACCTGGCCGGGCAACCTGCGCGAGCTGCGCGCGGTGCTCGAGCGCGCGCTGGTGCTCGCGAACCCGCGCGTGCTCACGGCGAGCCACTTCGAGGAGCTGGAGGCGCGCAACACGGCGCAGCAAAAGGCGCGCATCAGCGGCCCGCCCGCCGAGCCTCTCCCGTCCTTTGGCTCGGCGCCGCCCGCGGCCTCGGGCGACTCGGACACGGGGACCACCAACCAAAGCCTGCGCGAGGCCGCCGAATCGGCCGAGTACCAGCGCATCTTGGAGGCGCTCCGCGCGTGCAACGGCAATCAGACGCGCGCGGCAAAGCTGCTCGGCATCTCCCGCGGCACCTTGATCACCCGCCTCGAGCGGTACAACGTCCCGCGTCCGCGCAAGCTGTAA
- a CDS encoding PhoX family phosphatase, with protein MSYLTDRARAAGRNPEQPEAAGGQSFDDVLAEAHVTRRTMLRGSVGASLAALFGGTALNACSSDDTLVHPNLDGGGPTLGPDASVRPGTDAGIDAGPSGPYAVQFKKIARSTADTVVVPEGYSVDVLFAAGDAVVPGATPFTGTFLTSGETEKIAGGNHDGMAFFELPGVDPNKGGLLAINHEAPDLKILIASASYDRNTPDLEQRKIVLSSVGVSVIEIELKADGKWGVKANSTYNKRYTGNTEYRVSGPAASTVGPKVVGTLNNCSSGRTPWGTYLTCEETSENYLIPADSTKNSGYGWVVEIDPRGELADLPVKRTALGRFDHENIVYLLGSDNSIAFYMGDDGTPGCIYKFIPSAKFDPNNRAANANLLDLGTLYAAKFNPDGTGQWVALVQGQNGLVTGAMDPGNETQGEQPDTKIDFNAQADVLVNTKAAARVAGATLMDRPEWITVGPDKTFYCTLTNNGGRKVVHKANPRVQNLHGHIVKWTEASGSPTATTFSWEVFLLAGDPSIAKENLAGNIDGDTFSSPDGLYVDPQGRLWVQTDMNLGASGDPFRNMVDVFGNNSMYYVDPVTKKSSRFLAGPKGCEITGITHTPDLKTFFINIQHPDQGAWPSNVQDNKLPPRSATVVVRRIDGKPVGA; from the coding sequence ATGTCGTATCTGACCGATCGCGCACGCGCCGCAGGCCGAAACCCCGAACAACCCGAGGCCGCCGGCGGCCAGTCGTTCGACGACGTGCTCGCCGAGGCCCATGTCACGCGCCGCACCATGCTGCGCGGCAGCGTGGGCGCATCGCTCGCCGCGCTGTTCGGCGGGACCGCGCTCAACGCCTGCAGCAGCGACGACACCCTCGTCCACCCCAACCTCGATGGCGGCGGACCCACCCTCGGGCCGGATGCCAGCGTGCGGCCCGGCACGGACGCGGGCATCGACGCGGGGCCATCGGGCCCGTACGCGGTCCAGTTCAAGAAGATCGCGCGAAGCACGGCCGACACCGTGGTCGTGCCCGAGGGTTACTCGGTGGACGTGCTCTTCGCCGCGGGCGACGCCGTGGTGCCGGGCGCGACGCCCTTCACGGGGACGTTCCTCACGTCGGGGGAGACGGAGAAGATCGCGGGCGGGAACCACGACGGCATGGCCTTCTTCGAGCTGCCGGGCGTCGACCCGAACAAAGGGGGGCTCCTGGCGATCAACCACGAGGCGCCCGATCTCAAGATCCTCATCGCCAGCGCCAGCTACGATCGCAACACGCCCGATCTGGAGCAACGGAAGATCGTGCTCTCCTCCGTGGGCGTGTCGGTGATCGAGATCGAGCTCAAGGCCGACGGCAAATGGGGCGTAAAGGCCAATTCGACCTACAACAAGCGCTACACGGGCAACACCGAGTACCGGGTCAGCGGCCCCGCCGCGTCCACGGTCGGCCCGAAGGTGGTGGGCACGCTCAACAACTGCTCGAGCGGCCGCACGCCCTGGGGCACGTACCTCACGTGCGAAGAGACATCCGAAAATTACCTGATTCCTGCGGACTCCACGAAGAACTCCGGCTACGGCTGGGTGGTCGAGATCGACCCCCGCGGCGAGCTGGCCGACCTGCCCGTCAAGCGCACCGCGCTCGGCCGCTTCGATCACGAGAACATCGTGTACCTGCTGGGGAGCGACAATTCGATTGCATTCTACATGGGTGACGACGGCACCCCGGGCTGCATCTACAAATTCATCCCGAGCGCCAAATTCGATCCGAACAATCGGGCGGCCAACGCCAACTTGCTCGACCTAGGCACCTTGTACGCGGCCAAGTTCAACCCCGATGGCACGGGCCAGTGGGTCGCGCTGGTGCAAGGTCAGAACGGCCTCGTCACGGGCGCCATGGATCCCGGCAACGAGACCCAAGGCGAGCAGCCCGACACGAAGATCGATTTCAACGCTCAGGCCGACGTTCTCGTCAACACCAAGGCGGCGGCGCGCGTCGCGGGCGCCACCCTGATGGACCGTCCCGAGTGGATCACGGTGGGGCCCGACAAGACCTTCTATTGCACCCTGACCAACAACGGCGGCCGCAAAGTCGTCCACAAGGCCAATCCGCGGGTCCAAAACCTTCACGGGCACATCGTCAAATGGACCGAGGCGAGCGGGTCCCCGACGGCCACCACCTTCAGCTGGGAGGTGTTCTTGCTCGCCGGCGATCCGTCGATCGCCAAAGAGAACCTGGCCGGGAACATCGACGGCGACACCTTCTCCAGCCCCGACGGTTTGTATGTCGACCCCCAAGGCCGCCTCTGGGTGCAGACCGATATGAACCTCGGCGCCTCCGGCGATCCCTTCCGAAACATGGTCGACGTCTTCGGCAACAACTCCATGTACTACGTCGATCCGGTCACCAAGAAGTCCTCGCGCTTCCTCGCGGGCCCCAAGGGGTGCGAAATCACCGGAATCACGCACACGCCCGATCTGAAGACGTTCTTCATCAACATCCAACATCCGGATCAAGGCGCTTGGCCGTCGAACGTGCAGGACAACAAGCTTCCACCCCGCTCCGCGACCGTGGTCGTGCGACGCATCGACGGAAAGCCGGTCGGCGCTTAG
- a CDS encoding GyrI-like domain-containing protein → MNVVIKHTPTRKIAFIRHIGPYQDVGPTFARLMTWAGPKGLLGPGATVVGVPCDNPKVTPKSELRYDAGVVVADDFKGDDEVGVRELPGGEHAVVCHEGPYSELPKAYDFLVGVWLPASGRQMGAAPPYEVYLRDASTTPPEELRTEIYLPLKS, encoded by the coding sequence ATGAACGTCGTTATCAAGCACACGCCGACACGGAAAATTGCATTCATTCGCCATATCGGGCCCTACCAGGACGTGGGACCGACCTTCGCTCGGTTGATGACCTGGGCCGGCCCGAAGGGACTCTTGGGCCCGGGCGCGACGGTGGTTGGCGTACCTTGCGACAACCCCAAGGTCACGCCCAAGAGCGAGCTTCGCTACGACGCCGGGGTGGTGGTGGCCGACGATTTCAAAGGCGACGACGAGGTCGGCGTTCGGGAATTGCCGGGCGGAGAGCACGCGGTGGTCTGTCACGAGGGGCCTTATTCGGAGCTCCCGAAGGCGTACGACTTTTTGGTGGGCGTGTGGCTCCCCGCGAGCGGCCGGCAGATGGGCGCCGCACCGCCCTACGAGGTCTACCTGCGGGATGCGAGCACGACCCCGCCGGAGGAGCTGCGCACCGAGATCTACCTTCCGCTCAAGAGTTAG
- a CDS encoding DeoR/GlpR family DNA-binding transcription regulator: MTTRADGTALRMLVEERRRKILQMLEEQGSVMVEELAERFSVSSVTVRADLAALERTGRLVRSHGGAVKPQVYDMPLGVKETLHRREKTRIGQAAAKLIRDGETVLLDSGTSTAAIAREVKGLPLRALTVITNALNIAMELAGLRHIRVIMLGGMLREMSYSLVGPHAEQILERFHVDRLFLGVDGVDPEVGLTTPDVLEARLNALMIRVSRQVIVVADSSKFGRRSLSKIADLEAIHKVVTDRKISADMVRALKNANVEVVVV; encoded by the coding sequence ATGACGACGCGGGCTGACGGTACGGCATTGCGCATGTTGGTCGAAGAACGTCGCCGAAAGATCCTGCAGATGCTCGAAGAGCAGGGGAGCGTCATGGTGGAAGAGCTCGCGGAGCGCTTCTCCGTCTCCTCCGTCACCGTCCGCGCCGATCTCGCGGCCCTCGAGCGCACGGGCCGGCTGGTGCGCTCGCACGGCGGCGCGGTGAAGCCGCAGGTCTACGACATGCCACTCGGCGTCAAAGAGACCCTGCACCGCCGCGAAAAGACGCGCATCGGCCAAGCCGCCGCCAAATTGATCCGCGATGGCGAGACCGTGCTGCTCGACTCGGGCACCAGCACCGCCGCCATCGCGCGCGAGGTGAAGGGCCTGCCGCTCCGGGCCCTCACTGTGATCACCAATGCGCTCAACATCGCCATGGAGCTGGCCGGCCTGCGTCACATCCGCGTGATCATGCTCGGGGGGATGCTGCGCGAAATGTCGTATTCGCTGGTGGGACCGCACGCCGAACAAATCCTGGAGCGCTTCCACGTCGACCGCCTCTTCCTCGGGGTCGACGGGGTCGATCCGGAGGTGGGCCTCACCACCCCCGACGTGCTCGAGGCCCGCCTCAACGCGCTCATGATTCGCGTCTCGCGCCAGGTGATCGTGGTGGCCGACTCGAGCAAGTTCGGGCGGCGGAGCCTCTCGAAGATCGCGGACCTCGAGGCCATCCACAAGGTGGTGACGGACCGCAAGATCTCGGCCGACATGGTCCGTGCGCTCAAGAACGCCAATGTGGAGGTGGTGGTCGTTTAG
- a CDS encoding amidohydrolase, which yields MNRRQWLRAVGAGCASGLLGCARGAATSGAGAPAASTTQTTRAGTSAGSKLTLEDFQPKSMLHVPATHVPRARFPVIDVHTHLTWSKTMRHGVAVGEENTFFAEPAGIVEVMAKKNVKMMVNLTGGTGKGLESTIAALDRKYEGRFATLTEPSYGRWLEPKYPQIQADAIEHARKAGARGLKVLKTLGLYLREQLDTGPLVKIDDRRFDPMWEACAAQKMPVWMHVSDPEAFFLPTDRNNERYEELSNHPDWSFHGKDFPSNAELLEARNRVIARHPKVTFLLLHVGNAAENLGFVSRCLDTYPNTQVEIGARIGELGRQPRTCRKFFDRYQDRILFGTDAIPRPAGNEVPQQVFTEELYEIYYRFLETEDEYFDYAPAPVPPQGRWAIYGIGLPESILKKVYHDNAARLLGLSA from the coding sequence ATGAATCGACGCCAGTGGCTTCGGGCGGTGGGAGCAGGGTGCGCGAGCGGGCTTTTGGGGTGTGCGCGAGGTGCGGCCACGTCCGGGGCGGGGGCACCTGCCGCGTCGACCACGCAGACCACGCGGGCCGGCACCTCGGCCGGAAGCAAGCTCACGCTCGAGGATTTTCAGCCAAAGAGCATGCTGCACGTGCCGGCCACCCACGTGCCGCGCGCGCGCTTCCCCGTCATCGACGTGCACACCCACCTCACGTGGTCGAAGACCATGCGCCATGGGGTGGCGGTGGGCGAGGAGAACACGTTCTTCGCCGAGCCGGCGGGCATCGTGGAGGTGATGGCCAAGAAGAACGTGAAGATGATGGTCAACCTCACCGGCGGCACCGGCAAGGGCCTGGAGTCCACCATCGCGGCCCTCGATCGCAAATACGAAGGCCGCTTCGCCACCCTGACGGAGCCCTCGTACGGGCGCTGGCTCGAGCCCAAATACCCGCAGATCCAAGCCGACGCCATCGAGCACGCCCGAAAGGCGGGGGCGCGCGGGCTCAAGGTGCTCAAGACCTTGGGGCTCTATTTGCGCGAGCAGCTCGACACGGGGCCGCTGGTGAAGATCGACGACCGGCGCTTCGACCCCATGTGGGAGGCGTGCGCGGCCCAAAAGATGCCGGTGTGGATGCACGTCTCCGATCCGGAGGCTTTTTTTCTCCCTACCGATCGAAACAACGAGCGGTACGAGGAGCTCTCGAACCACCCGGACTGGTCCTTCCACGGCAAGGATTTTCCCTCCAACGCGGAGCTTTTGGAGGCCCGCAACCGGGTCATCGCGCGCCACCCCAAGGTGACGTTCCTCCTCCTGCACGTCGGCAACGCCGCGGAAAATCTCGGCTTTGTTTCGCGCTGTTTGGATACCTATCCAAATACCCAGGTCGAGATCGGGGCCCGCATTGGGGAGCTGGGGCGCCAGCCGCGCACGTGTCGCAAATTTTTCGATCGCTACCAGGATCGTATCCTCTTCGGGACCGATGCCATCCCGCGTCCCGCTGGCAACGAGGTGCCACAGCAGGTATTTACCGAAGAGCTCTATGAGATTTACTACCGATTCCTCGAGACCGAAGACGAGTACTTCGATTACGCGCCAGCCCCCGTGCCACCGCAGGGTCGCTGGGCCATCTATGGAATCGGTCTCCCGGAGTCGATCCTCAAGAAGGTCTATCACGACAACGCCGCGCGGCTTCTGGGGCTATCTGCATGA
- a CDS encoding SIS domain-containing protein — protein MNQLKSNPEMGALLSPAESDRQDAGYAHTLREIAQQPITWLETASAMAARSPDLVRLLSEVGIREGAGAGSFFLTGSGSSLYVGQCLAPGYQEKFRVPALAVPAGDVLTHAEASLFSHPGLVLSFARSGDSPESTAAVDRFLRERPRARHLIITCNAEGALATRYRSDPRVTSVVLDNKTNDRSLVMTSSFTNLFLAARVLTSLDDTASYVRHAERLARASADVLSGCGPLANVARRDFRSAIYLGSGARYGAARESALKMLEMTGGHVFTFAETYLGLRHGPMCAVQRDTLLVCFLSTEPIARAYELDLLHELSAKGLGFAKVIVGSQIPEQLVSDDDVMIDIGTPSIDDRDLPAIDVLVGQLLGFFQCRRLGLRPDAPSPDNVIRRVVEGFAVHSPPPSVS, from the coding sequence TTGAACCAGCTGAAAAGTAACCCCGAGATGGGCGCGCTGCTCTCGCCCGCGGAGTCCGATCGACAGGACGCGGGATACGCTCACACCTTGCGCGAGATTGCCCAACAGCCCATCACCTGGCTGGAGACCGCGTCGGCCATGGCCGCGCGCAGCCCGGATCTGGTTCGCCTGTTGTCGGAAGTGGGCATTCGCGAGGGGGCAGGCGCGGGCTCGTTCTTCCTCACCGGGTCTGGGAGCTCGCTCTACGTCGGACAATGTCTCGCCCCCGGCTACCAGGAGAAGTTTCGCGTGCCGGCGCTGGCGGTGCCCGCGGGCGATGTGCTCACACACGCCGAGGCCTCGCTATTTTCGCACCCCGGGTTGGTGTTGTCGTTCGCCCGTTCGGGTGACAGCCCGGAGAGCACCGCGGCCGTCGACCGCTTCTTGCGCGAGCGCCCGCGGGCCCGCCACCTGATCATCACCTGCAACGCGGAGGGCGCGCTGGCCACGCGCTACCGCAGCGACCCGAGGGTCACCTCGGTGGTTCTGGACAACAAGACCAACGATCGAAGTTTGGTGATGACCTCGAGCTTTACTAATTTATTCCTGGCGGCGAGGGTCCTGACTAGCTTAGACGATACAGCATCGTACGTACGCCACGCGGAACGACTTGCCCGCGCCTCCGCGGATGTACTTTCGGGGTGTGGCCCCCTGGCGAATGTCGCACGGAGGGACTTTCGTTCGGCCATCTACTTGGGGAGCGGTGCGCGTTACGGCGCCGCACGTGAGTCTGCGCTCAAAATGTTGGAGATGACCGGAGGCCACGTTTTCACATTTGCCGAGACGTACTTGGGGTTGCGTCACGGCCCCATGTGCGCGGTCCAGCGCGACACCTTGCTGGTCTGCTTTCTCTCGACCGAGCCCATCGCGCGCGCCTACGAGCTGGATCTGCTCCACGAGCTGTCGGCCAAAGGGCTCGGGTTCGCCAAGGTGATCGTCGGGAGCCAAATTCCGGAACAGCTCGTCTCTGACGATGACGTGATGATCGACATTGGCACGCCGTCGATCGACGATCGGGATCTCCCCGCCATCGATGTCCTCGTCGGACAGCTGCTCGGGTTCTTTCAATGCCGACGCTTGGGGCTCCGTCCCGACGCCCCTTCTCCCGACAACGTCATCCGGCGCGTGGTGGAAGGGTTCGCCGTCCACAGCCCGCCCCCCAGCGTGTCATGA
- a CDS encoding carbohydrate kinase family protein, giving the protein MKKVLVAGEINVDLILRGCPIFPAPGKEVVVDDLEMVLGSASAICAMGLARLGTPVVFIGKVGTDSSGAFCLETMARAGVDVSRIEPDRALKTGVTVALTAPGDRALISYLGSTTQLTEADITDRDFEGIAHLHVSSYYLQAKLRPGCRTLFERAHRAGLTTSLDPGYDPSEQWADDILDTLSEVDLFFPNEIELRKIAHEDDVIAALHALERTHAKTVAKLGAEGAITLHRGEVVRVPAFRVEPLDTTGAGDSFDAGFLGAWLEGSDLLECLRFGAACASLSTLGIGGTAKQPTWQEARTVVARGHT; this is encoded by the coding sequence ATGAAAAAAGTCCTGGTGGCCGGTGAGATCAACGTCGACCTGATCCTGCGCGGGTGCCCCATTTTTCCGGCGCCGGGCAAGGAGGTCGTGGTGGACGATCTCGAGATGGTCCTCGGCAGCGCCTCGGCCATCTGCGCCATGGGGCTGGCGCGGCTCGGAACCCCGGTCGTCTTCATCGGCAAGGTGGGGACGGACTCCTCCGGCGCCTTCTGCCTCGAGACCATGGCGCGCGCCGGCGTCGACGTCTCGCGCATCGAGCCCGATCGCGCCCTCAAGACGGGGGTCACCGTGGCCCTCACCGCCCCCGGCGATCGCGCGCTGATCTCGTACTTGGGCAGCACCACCCAGCTGACGGAGGCCGACATCACCGACCGCGACTTCGAAGGCATCGCGCACCTTCACGTGTCCTCGTACTACCTTCAGGCCAAGCTCCGGCCCGGCTGCCGCACCTTGTTCGAGCGGGCGCACCGCGCGGGGCTCACCACCTCGCTCGATCCGGGCTACGATCCCAGCGAGCAATGGGCCGACGACATCCTCGATACGTTGAGCGAGGTCGATCTGTTCTTTCCAAATGAGATCGAGCTGCGCAAAATCGCGCACGAGGACGATGTGATCGCCGCACTGCACGCGCTGGAGCGCACCCACGCCAAGACGGTGGCCAAGCTGGGGGCCGAAGGAGCCATCACCTTGCACCGCGGCGAGGTCGTCCGGGTGCCCGCCTTCCGCGTGGAGCCGCTCGACACCACCGGCGCGGGCGACTCGTTCGACGCGGGCTTCCTCGGCGCATGGCTCGAGGGCAGCGATCTCTTGGAGTGCTTGCGCTTCGGGGCCGCGTGCGCCTCGCTGTCGACCTTGGGCATCGGGGGCACCGCCAAGCAGCCGACGTGGCAGGAAGCGCGGACCGTCGTCGCCCGAGGGCACACGTGA
- a CDS encoding 1-phosphofructokinase family hexose kinase: MITVGGFNTSMDELIELDTLALGEVHRAKSVTAYPGGKGLHVATTVAALGEPVALVGLIDRAYRGTFERWLSARGVVFHGIEVDGAIRNCFAIRERSGRITEILEPGPNVDPELAEEMLLQVRELAAASKVAVLSGSLPRGLDVQTYARLVASLRGPTEDRDGADLGPWHDTGSGVRCLVDASDDLLRHTLPARPFMVKPNREEAEKWLGAPIENLAAAARAAERMAEGGTAVVVVSLGDEGALAYSRGECLHASVPIPECRNPVGSGDALVGGMAVGLARDLSFDATLRLGVACGAANALTAETGLFRREDVERLFPLVTVRRFTLTGSGD; this comes from the coding sequence GTGATCACCGTCGGCGGCTTCAACACCTCGATGGACGAGCTCATCGAGCTCGACACCCTGGCGCTGGGCGAGGTCCACCGCGCCAAGAGCGTCACCGCCTACCCCGGCGGCAAAGGGCTGCACGTGGCCACCACCGTGGCCGCCTTGGGCGAGCCGGTGGCGCTGGTGGGGCTCATCGACCGCGCCTACCGCGGCACCTTCGAGCGCTGGCTCTCCGCGCGCGGCGTGGTGTTTCACGGCATCGAGGTCGACGGTGCGATTCGCAATTGCTTTGCCATCCGCGAGCGCTCGGGCCGCATCACGGAGATCCTGGAGCCGGGCCCCAACGTGGACCCCGAGCTGGCCGAGGAGATGCTCCTTCAGGTCCGCGAGCTGGCGGCAGCGTCCAAGGTGGCCGTGCTCTCGGGGAGCTTGCCGCGCGGGCTCGACGTGCAGACCTATGCGCGTCTGGTCGCATCGCTTCGAGGTCCGACCGAGGATCGCGACGGCGCAGACCTCGGCCCCTGGCACGACACGGGCAGCGGCGTTCGCTGCTTGGTGGACGCGAGCGACGATCTCTTGCGCCACACCTTGCCGGCGCGCCCGTTCATGGTGAAGCCAAACCGCGAGGAGGCCGAAAAGTGGCTGGGGGCCCCCATCGAGAACCTGGCGGCGGCGGCGCGCGCGGCCGAGCGCATGGCGGAGGGCGGAACGGCGGTGGTGGTGGTGTCGTTGGGCGACGAAGGGGCGCTGGCGTACTCGCGCGGCGAGTGCCTGCACGCTTCGGTGCCGATCCCGGAGTGCCGGAACCCCGTCGGCTCGGGCGACGCGCTGGTGGGCGGCATGGCCGTGGGCTTGGCGCGCGATCTCTCCTTCGACGCGACCTTGCGCCTCGGGGTGGCGTGCGGCGCGGCCAACGCGCTCACCGCCGAGACGGGGCTCTTCCGTCGCGAGGACGTGGAGCGCCTCTTTCCGCTAGTCACCGTGCGAAGGTTTACGTTGACGGGCTCCGGCGATTGA
- a CDS encoding winged helix DNA-binding domain-containing protein, which yields MLELSARQARHLHLAAQGLLTAPRRRARPADVVSAIERMQLLQIDTIHVVARSPYLVLFSRLGDYRPSWLDTALAEGALFETWAHEACFAPIADYPWHRRHVDGRNHWSRRHAQKMHETRREAMERLLAQVRERGEVRSSDFERGEGSGPGGWWGWKEEKRWLEAWFVLGELMIARRERFQRVYDLTERVLARALPQFDRAMLPTEEATRRTFVLRAVKALGVTPARWISDYFRLGPRIKDVELEPLVDAGYLLRVAVEGWEAPAYVHPDHLDLARVAAGAEGEKGLRATHTTLLSPFDPVVWDRERASGMFDFDYRIECYVPAEKRQYGYYVLPILRRGRLIGRLDAKAHRKEGIFEVKALYIEDGVKLGEPVARDVAAAIQSCAAWHGTPEVRIRKTAPRAWAKSLRAAMRPEPP from the coding sequence ATGCTCGAACTGAGTGCGCGGCAGGCGCGGCACCTTCATCTGGCGGCGCAAGGACTGCTCACCGCGCCGCGCCGGCGCGCCCGCCCGGCCGACGTGGTTTCGGCCATCGAGCGGATGCAGTTGCTGCAAATCGATACGATTCATGTGGTGGCGCGCAGCCCCTATCTGGTGCTGTTTTCTCGGCTGGGGGACTATCGCCCGTCCTGGCTGGACACCGCGCTCGCCGAGGGCGCCCTCTTCGAAACATGGGCCCACGAAGCGTGCTTTGCGCCGATTGCCGACTATCCCTGGCACCGCCGCCATGTCGACGGGCGCAACCATTGGTCGCGACGCCATGCGCAAAAAATGCACGAGACGCGGCGCGAGGCCATGGAGCGATTGCTCGCCCAGGTGCGCGAGCGCGGTGAGGTCCGGTCGTCGGATTTCGAGAGGGGCGAGGGGAGCGGTCCGGGGGGCTGGTGGGGGTGGAAAGAAGAGAAGCGCTGGCTCGAAGCGTGGTTCGTGCTCGGCGAATTGATGATCGCCCGCCGCGAACGATTTCAACGGGTCTACGATCTGACGGAGCGGGTGCTCGCCCGCGCGCTCCCCCAGTTCGATCGCGCCATGCTCCCGACCGAAGAGGCCACGCGCCGCACCTTCGTGCTGCGCGCCGTCAAGGCCCTCGGCGTCACCCCGGCGCGCTGGATATCCGATTATTTTCGACTTGGTCCGCGCATCAAGGACGTCGAGCTCGAGCCGCTGGTGGACGCGGGCTACCTCCTGCGCGTCGCGGTGGAGGGCTGGGAGGCCCCGGCGTACGTGCACCCCGATCACCTCGATCTGGCTCGAGTAGCGGCGGGGGCGGAGGGCGAGAAGGGGCTGCGCGCCACCCACACCACGCTCTTGTCGCCGTTCGATCCGGTGGTCTGGGACCGCGAGCGCGCGTCCGGCATGTTCGACTTCGATTACCGCATCGAGTGTTACGTCCCCGCGGAAAAACGGCAATATGGATATTACGTATTGCCCATTCTACGGCGCGGGCGCTTGATCGGCCGCCTCGACGCCAAAGCGCACCGCAAGGAGGGCATCTTCGAGGTCAAAGCCCTCTACATCGAGGACGGCGTCAAGCTCGGTGAGCCCGTCGCACGCGACGTCGCGGCGGCCATTCAATCGTGCGCGGCGTGGCACGGTACCCCCGAGGTGCGCATTCGCAAGACGGCGCCGCGAGCCTGGGCCAAATCGTTGCGCGCGGCCATGCGGCCCGAGCCGCCGTAG